The following DNA comes from Camarhynchus parvulus chromosome 7, STF_HiC, whole genome shotgun sequence.
CTCAGcaattttaacagaaatatctTCAGGTGGAAGTTTCGCAGCGTTAAAATTCACAACTCAGACTAAACATCCTCATCCCCACTGTAGAAACAAGATACTTGCAAAGAACAAGAACTATGGTACGTAAATGTCACACGCAGGACCCGCTTCATTTCTGTCAGAAGCAAAAACTGCTAATTATAAGCAAGGACAAGCCTAGCAGGGTAAGGCTGTCAGCCTATATTAAAAACACATACCTCAGAGTTTGGCAGTGGAACTCTACTTACCACCTTGACTTTTTTTTGGTAACATACAAGTTCTTCCCCCCCCCTTTATAAatccccttttatttttattataccTCCATATTATTTACAGGACTTCTAAAGATTAAGTACAAACTAGTATGAAATTAATGATAGCTTGCTTTTCCAATATGTATCCCATGGCTAAATAAATACCAGGCCAATCCAACAGAGTGATCTGGAGTTATGATTCAGAAGCTTGTGTATCTGTGATTCCAGCTGTTTTTTCATTAGCTGCAGAGGATTCATTTGATCTGTCAACAATAGTTGCCCTGGAAGTTGGAGTAGCACTATCCAAGCTGAATGCAGAGCTCTCCTCTACCTTTTCAGGAGTGCCAGGGTTGACGGAGAAGCTTCCAGCTTGAGGAATAGAGGGAAGCAAATCTGTAGGCACTGTGGATGCCTCTGTGACCAAAGGAAGCACAGGAACACACTTGGGTGGCATTGACAGAGGCGTTATTCCCATCAGATGCAGAGGCGGCAAGGGGGGAAGGGGTTGCAAacctaaagagaaaaaagggggaaaaaccacagtgagctgctgcacagcacagacagctcaAATGGTGTTTGTGCAGCACTGACTCAGCAGGCTCATTTCAAGCCTGACacttttcagatttcagaattGAAGAATCAGAGTAAATTCAAGGTTTCTTGTACCTCCCCAGAAGACTAGGTATTTAATGCATTAATACTGTGACTAGGTTTTTCTGGCCTTCACTGAAACTGTCAGAAACAAGAAGTTAACAAAAACCATATTACACACAAGCTTCCAATATCTTTTTGCTTGCTCCATGAGCACCTTCAGCAATTTTGCTGAATTCAAAACTATAAATCTAATATTAGTTCATAATTCTGGCATTCAGTTCAGGGAGCTCCAATCTCCTCATCTATCTTACAAGGAAAcacttcatattttcttttaccCAAAAATAATATACTTTCACTTTTGGCACAATCTCTTCTGAGATATAAATCAggtaataaaaaaatgcaacatcTAAACACAGACACAGGTTTAGAATTAGTTTATCTAAAGACATATTCCTCATCTACCTGATCTGGGCACTAACATCCACTCCCATCTCAGgcaaacatttaatttatcCCCTCCAGGACTCCTCCGAATGGGTCTAAATTAGACTGTCAAGGATAACTCTAATTACAGAGTTTCAGTTTGCAGAAGCACATACCAGGCTGTATCATTTCTGGAACAATCTGTGGTGCAGGTAAATTAAGTTTGGACAGATCAGTCAGGTTAGGAAGGCCCGCTGGTAATGGCATCAGACCTAAGAGAAGAGTGAAACAGTTactgaaaactgattttctaaCTGTTTCTTGCATCTTGTGGATAATTTAAAACATGCTTTAAATCTTGATTATAATTTTTACATAGAAGAATGCAAATTCAcctgaatttcagcttttaagTTGCACAGTGAGAACAGACACCTACTGCAAGAAATCTGGACTAGCAAATACATAATCCCAAacctttcagatttttctgaggAAAGCAGACTCTTACTTCATTATTAGAAGAAGGTTTGCATACCAAGTTCAGCTTTCAACAAAGGTAGCTGTTTCACCACAGCACTATACCAGAAGTTCTCCATTCCCAATTTGAGTGGCAAACAATTATAATATGATTAAATACACAGTATTCCCTGATCCCTAATATTGATCACTCTATTATCAGTCTTTTCTACTCAGTTCATGACTAGAGTTAATCACAAAAATGTATATCAAAAGGCAAGACAAAGGAACTTTCAAAGTCAGAAAGGACTGAAAGTAGAAGAGAAACATACAATGAATGCAACAGATGCCCTTCCATCACTGTGTTTGCTATGGAacttccttctgctcctgaaTTTTCCACTTTAGAACAGCTTCATTTCTGGGACAAGGTTCTATTTGtactttgtgtttatttcagaaaaggctaattcagaaataaactgTTGACACTACAGTATGAAGACAGGAGAAAAGTCTTAAAGCAAGGCCACTGTATAGAGATTTTGGTGAAACCCAGCCATCTTTACCTACCCATGAATTCATTTGCCATAATGAATTGACATAATCTGATTCAAAGAGCTCTCAGGTCAACTATATGCAaatttgttttggtgggtttttttttttaaatctgaaaaaaagctgaacttcatataaattTACTCAAGTTTTAAGCCTCCAGTATATTTAGTAAGAACAATTTCACTAGTACACCCATGCAAATTGCAAGAaatattctaattttcttttaaaaaagcaatgaTACTATGCAGAGAAAAAGGTGAACAGAAACCTTGTATTTGCAgaatttggggaaggggtggattaggcagctggggaaggacaaTAATCCTTTTCTTCCTagataaaatagaaaactaCTAACAAGTTCAGCTTCTATGAGAGTTCTCTGCCCTTGTTTGCATGCACTGAGCTCTACTGCAATTCTTTTCTATGTTAGAGGCTGTTCCACCAAGCATTATATAATGGATACATCTTTATCTACTTGTCTCATAACAAGCAAACCATAAAATACACCTCCTTCAGTGTCCTGGAAGGCACAATTGAGTCCTGTACCAGCACACCAATGCCACAGCAAAATCCTATACAATCCTTATTTTACCCCTTGTGAATACTTCTGGAATAGCAGTGTTTGAAATGTTCATTATTATCAGGAAACAACTACGCTGTAGAGAGACTCTTACTTGCATTACACCAGTTTAAATTCCTATATAACTGAGAAACAGTAACTGCAACATAAAATTCTATACTGTTAGCCCTGTATTTATACTAGAATAGTGATCAAGCTGAGTACTTAAAAATGGGTTTCCTAAAATGTTGCAAATAGCAAAGCAAAACCTTCCTGAGAAATCCTGAATACTGCATCCACTGTGCAGGGAACCCTAAAAGGTAAACTGGTAACTCTTGTTGCCAGGTCACCCTCTGTGCTACAGACATGCTGTGAACATACTCCAAGAAAAATAGTTCTTCACACTGTAGAGGCTGCATAAAGAGAGATCTTACATGAAATGTATAAGTTGTATGAAGTTATACCTTCCCCaaaaagcagtggaaaaggcagctctcttcccttcctcctcgaagatttttgtttcagaaatgttttaagaaCTTCTACCTACTCACCTGGTAATGTAGTTGCTGGGTTAACTGGTGGCACGGAGGTAAGGGACTGACTGACTTGTGGTGGTAATAATGGAACTGTTGGAACACCTGGTGGGGTACACAAGGAAACAACATTGATTTTAAGCATACAACACTTCATCTTCTTTCCCTAAGGAGtacaaataaataattgctTACAGGAGAATTACTAACATTAAAATGCTGATAAGCCAAATAGTATTCTAAATAATACATGTGGTGTTTTTAATAGAAGTTGTTTGCAAACTATTTTGTGAGCAAGTAAGGCACAAATCCAGTACATTAGCCTTTTTTGTTGAGAAGAATTTAGGAGAAAGTTTTATTCTCTCTTCTGCCATCTATTcaattaattagaaacatctgTGAGaacaaaaaagtcaaaaaagcCATGCACTTCAGGTCAGTTCCTTACAATACCAACCTGTGCTGAGAACATTACTGACAGTAGTTGAAGGTGAGCTAATAGAAAGTCCCGAGAGACTCTGCTCAAGGCCTGCTGACCCAGGAGGGAGGGTGCTTGAGGGATTAACTGATGATAGCTGAACCTtattgaaagagaaaaggaagttgCATCATTAGGGTTTGTTTCTACATAAAccaagagaggcagaaaagcgataaaatccatttttaccAAGCTGAAGGAGAGGGACCACAACTTACCTCTGTGAAACCATCTTTGAGGGGACTGAGAGATGCACTGGGCAACTGCCCTGGGAGAGAAATCTTCTTTCCCTCTTCAAATGGGCGAGTAGGTATCCTATGCAAATATCCATAACCAATGCCACATCCtaggcttttaaaatatgaagatTTTTAAGTCAGGCAAGTGACTTTATAGCTACAGACTATAGCAAGCAACACATGAACAACTCAAGACACCACCAAGTTTCAAGGTAGATGCTGTACaaccttcccctcctgcccccacaCTGCCTCACTTTCTATGGAGAAATAATCAATACGAAacaattgaaaagaaaatctgtagcTTTAGCAATAAATACTcagcacaaaataaaactcattaTTATTTAACCAAGCAGCTATACCAGGTATACAGCTTAGAATTCAGCTCTCAGTTGTTGCttgcagtgctgtgttctgGCTACTCACAATACTTCAAGGATGTACCACAAGCAAATGACTATTTGGAATTTAATGCAGAAAGAACCATTGCACTTTATGCACTTCTGCACTAGCTAATTTACTGATTTACACCCCTCTCATTAGTAAGGGTGTCTGAATTTCAAGTAAATATATAATTTGAGGAGAAACACTTTTGATATAACAACACTCTTTCCCTGTCTTTGTGGAAAAGTTAAACCCAGCAGTTTTCAGGCTGGTGCTATAAGAAAGTTGCCCCATCCCCCTGTAACACATTCTCCTTACCTGCCTTCTCCACCCCAGGCAGAATTTGGAGTAATCACCACTTCCCGACAATTATCTGTGTCTGTGTTGTACACATAAAGTTTTAATGGCTTTGCTTCATGTGTTTCAATAAGGGAAAAGAGATCTTCAGactgcaaaaagagaaaaatgagtaAGGGCTTTGTTGTCCTTATTTTATCATTTGGGATTAGATCATCCTAGTCCTGATTTCTGTAATGGACTCTGGTAACAGCCACGCTGCAGATTTCgcagtgctgctgttttatCAAAAGGCCAacttcaaaatgtgttttgctaGCACAGCTCAGAACACGTGGCAAAACCCAGATTTCAAATCTGCtatgcaaaatattaattttagaGTACAAAAGTTTGTATCTGACATATCATGAAGACATTTAAGAGCAGTTCTTATTTCCAGGATTGCCTTTAAGAAGAGGCACCACACCAGAGCTCCTTCTTCTTTGCATCTGATTTCCATTCACACTGAACAGCGACAGAGCCAGGGGTGTTTCAAACTGCCCTGGTACAACTGGGTTTTtagttttcaaaaaataaagatcTTATTTTTTATACTTACCTCATTCATGACAGTATCTGCTCCAATGATATAGTCACTATGAGGTCTGAGTCCAGCTAATGCAGCAGGAGAATTTGGCTCCACCTCCTAGTTTCAAGATGGAAAGTTACAAACCACTATGTAAATGTCAGGGTATAGCAGGACAGACAGATATGCACTTCACACAAGCTCTGTGTCAGACAAACTGGCCAAGTTTTCAACACAGTAATGAACTAATGAAACACTGGCTCTATGGCAGTCCCTTTCCATATGGTTCTGGTGTTGTATCAAATACAGTATCTCTAAGTACTGTACAAACCCATTCATTTAAACACAAGACTTGACAATACAGTCACAAATATACATTTGTGAGAAGGTTCAAAAGTCTtcccaaacccaaaatcaaTCAAAGCCAATTTGATCAATGAGACCAATTTGATCTCATGACTTGTTAACTTGCACATCCCATGCAAGTTACTTTTCaacagaaagacagaaacacCAGGACTGAGAACATTTCCAAGTCCATACGTACCAAGACGTGCCAGACGTTTTCATTGGCCCCATCAAAGCTGCAGAAGCGAATGCTCACTCCCAGCaggccctgcccaccccacaTGTTGCTGGGGGTTACAGATGTTTCTCTCAGTTCCAGTGTTTTGCTACTGTACACAAGCatttttacaggtttttcaACGTTTGCTTTCAGCAGGTCCTTGAGAGTGTCATTGTCTTTATTCtgcaaatgtttaaaaaagagCTTGGGTCAGCGTTTGACAGAACAAGCATTCAGTTCTACAGCAACACTTGTATTCCAAAGGTGCTACACTGCACATTACCAGAACATGTATTAACAGCTGCTTTGTAACAGGTTTCCAGTCCCTTCACAATTCTAGAATACAACTCTGGAAAACCCCTGGGACTTCACAGTAACAGGTCATACTTTCCAAAAGGGAAACACTCCAGCTGGTTCAGAGGCTTTCTTGAATGCAGGCGTACTGGCACAGAGCTTCCCACAGCTGGTTTTTTCCACAGCTATGATGGTCTGCTGTTTAATGATAGCTCTGCTTGGaagctccctccctgcctcctgcccagaAAACAGCTCTGACAGCAGCTTTTCACTCAGCCTGTTTGGACTGTGGGAAGTTTGTGAGTGCTCATGGAAGCAAACACAACTAGGAGGGCACTAGCATAAGCCACGAGGGGTCGATCAGCAGGCAATTCTGTCTTGGTGCAGATGTCTGCAGAGAGCATGTCTGTCTTATCCTCCAGCTAAACTCAACAGAACTGTTCCTACAGGGTGAAGGAAATCAATTCCTGATGCAGTTTGCCTtcctcattttaaaataagaagaaatattttatatacatttaaataaaacaaatccatTTACCTATAAATATCAGATTCTCAACACAATGATTATATTCAAAGGTATAAAATAGCAACACACTTACCAATCTTGAACCATTAATGGACACAATAAAATCAAAGAATGGCTCCAATCCAGCTCTATGCCCTGGTGAGTTTTCTTGTACCTAACAAAGTTAAACAAGAATTTAGTAAAAGTGTTCCAATGCTGATTCATAGATTAGAATTATATTTCTACTTTTGCCAGCTGTAGTTCTAGAAGCTGCtaatatttgtatatataattttaaaatattcaaatataataatacaatctataaaaccaaaaaatccctcccttaaaaaaataaaatacagatatttcaAAAGAATTAGTAATTTATAAATTGAGGAGTGACAGCAGCTGCCACTCCCAGGGAAAAGCAGTGCTTAACAGTTGCATCAGATAAGTTGTAAGTATTTGTTTCAAGAAAGGAGATTATAGTGAAAGGACAAGGTTAATGAATTCTGAAAAGGTTGGTTTAAAAGTACTATCTTTCCATAGCAGTACCAACATTGGCCCTTGCTTTTTATCTTATGCTTACTAAAGGAACAGGAGAGTCACATCTGTAAGCACAGGCCGTTATCTCGTGATTAAACACCTGGTGACATTCTTGAGACACAGAGGGCATCTGTACAACCAGATTTCATTAACACACCTTCAGgttgcaggaaaagggacatGCAATTTTGCAGCCATGGCAGCTCAAATAATTCAACCACTCCACTAAGACAGGACCTAAGTTTTGGATACACATTACTCCCAGAAGCTAAAAGCATACTTTTAATTCCAAATGGAATAACTGAGAGACATTTTGCCAATGTTATTTTTTCACTATTGCTTGCATTGCTGACAATGAAAAGTAACTCTAACATGGCTGTCAGATTTTTCCTACAGCTTTTTTGGTAAGGATGTTCTTTTTCTGACTGGAAGCTGATTCATTTTACCCactggctttttcttttatgtacTACAATCACCTTCcaaaaagatgtaaaaaaacaTTACCCTTTACAGTGCAGTTCCTTACATTACATATTATTCTACCTGACAGAAGtggtaaaaatgtatttgattgTTCAATTCTGGCCTGATTCTGCAGGAACTGAATTTTCTTAACATGACTTATTTAGAACAAAATATCCTAATGTGGAATTTTAAAAGTGCTTGATTACTAATAAAACCGTTTTTCTagaattttatttatctctGCTCAACATGTTCATAAAATCAGAGCTTGGAAAAAACTCAGATTACTTGTGGGTAACAGATGCCCAAAGCTTAGAACATTAGTCACATAACCTAAGTCTGGAATTAGTAATTCCAGAGTCACATCACACACACATTGATTGCTGTCCAAGATTTGTAAAGCAGCAAAAGAGTATGAAATCAACAACATCCCAAAGTAATAAGAATCACTGAGGCAACAATAACATCCCCAAAGTCCACATTTATAATTTCTAACTAGGACTTGAACTGTGTCTGTAGAAGTGTCTCTTCAAGATGTCTGTATGCTCCTTGGAAATAATGTCCTACAGCTGGGGTACAGGTATTCTCCTTCTCCAAGAATTAAATATATGGAACCACCTCTGCCAGTCACCAAATATCCTGCAGTCCCTCTAACTAGATCCAAACTATTGCCTCCATGTTATTTACTCACCCTGTCTGTTCTCACCAAAACAGCCAGAGATCAGACACCAAACTGTGCACCAGGCAATAAGGTGAAAGTATAAGCCAAGCTGCATGGGGCAGACGCCCTGGCTCCAGCTACACAGAAACTCCCAGCACATTGTGCATGTGGCTTTGGCATTTGTGGACTGTTTCTTCAAACCTGCAATAATGTATGGCTACCTGAGGACAGCCTCcacaaacagaaattttagCTTAGGAGAAAAGCCACAGAGAGGCTAAAATTCACTACATGAATTATTCTTCCCAAATGTTGAAAGCATTTACTTACTGCGTTGAATACTTGAGACCTCCCAGTCAAAGAGACGTTAAACAGTTTTGtgaaaggagaataaaaaccTCTGCTTTCCTATAGACATGATCCATAATGGTATTCTCAGACTTGCAGTTTCTCTTGTAATCAAGTAATTCAAAACATCCTCTCCTCCCCTGGGTTTGAGTAGTGATTGTAGGATGAGTTTATGCTCTTTGTTGTTCTTCCCTCAGTTTAGAGAAGTGACATGAAAATACTCTAAtaacctctctctctctctctctctctcttattCCACCATCTATTGCATAGGTCATACAGGAACTTAcagtttgtgtttttaatgaaCCTGATATGCAGGCTTTATACCAAAATTAAATCAGCAGATGGTTTCAGAACTTTCTGGGAAAACAGTTTCTGGGAAGAAGATGTCACATGTTAGTTAAACCTCAGCATTAAAAATCAGTGCATCCAGCATAACACATCAGATTTCTGGGACTGGATATATGTCATGGCCTTGAAATCATGAAAGGCCAGACTTCATCTCATTCAGagattttcctccatttctaaATGAaacttctttgaaataaaaaaccaagCCATACCAAAATCACAAGAAACCCCCTGCATCCTGACATTATCCCTCCCTAATGACCTCCAAGAGATTATGTCCTGAACACTGTGAGTTAAGAGTGGCCACTATTCAATAGAGCAACTTTTTGAAATAAGATGGAGTACATACAATAAATGACACCTACATATGTTCAGCATCCATCAATGTCAAGCTCACTGACACCTGGATGGATAAATAACTTACTTAGAATACTAAATCTGTGTTCTGCCCCAAACTGATGAAAGGACTGAGAGAGTTTCCAAGTTCCA
Coding sequences within:
- the GORASP2 gene encoding Golgi reassembly-stacking protein 2 is translated as MGASQSIDIPGGGTEGYHVLRVQENSPGHRAGLEPFFDFIVSINGSRLNKDNDTLKDLLKANVEKPVKMLVYSSKTLELRETSVTPSNMWGGQGLLGVSIRFCSFDGANENVWHVLEVEPNSPAALAGLRPHSDYIIGADTVMNESEDLFSLIETHEAKPLKLYVYNTDTDNCREVVITPNSAWGGEGSLGCGIGYGYLHRIPTRPFEEGKKISLPGQLPSASLSPLKDGFTEVQLSSVNPSSTLPPGSAGLEQSLSGLSISSPSTTVSNVLSTGVPTVPLLPPQVSQSLTSVPPVNPATTLPGLMPLPAGLPNLTDLSKLNLPAPQIVPEMIQPGLQPLPPLPPLHLMGITPLSMPPKCVPVLPLVTEASTVPTDLLPSIPQAGSFSVNPGTPEKVEESSAFSLDSATPTSRATIVDRSNESSAANEKTAGITDTQASES